One Brassica napus cultivar Da-Ae chromosome C4, Da-Ae, whole genome shotgun sequence genomic region harbors:
- the LOC111212218 gene encoding glutathione S-transferase T3-like — MEPFSFNPPGFVNLLPSQRSLPIDVDSAEAAGISPGIVKPLERRKWVRKEDLVLISAWLNTSKDPIVSNEQKAEAFWKRIEEYFNSSPQLIGAVPREWSQCKQRWGRVNEQVCKFVGCHEAALKEQASGQNENDVMKAAHDIFLNDYGAKFTVEHCWRELRFDQKWRSFSCSKDGGKEKRKEACPEVVADDEEVRPPGVKAAKRKKHGNEHAYDQVQSMLAMKNSISKQKILERLLGKNEDTLSDEEVCLKKN, encoded by the coding sequence ATGGAACCTTTCTCTTTTAATCCTCCCGGGTTTGTTAACCTTTTACCTTCGCAGAGAAGTCTACCAATAGACGTTGACTCTGCTGAGGCAGCTGGTATCTCTCCCGGGATAGTGAAACCATTGGAAAGGAGAAAGTGGGTACGCAAAGAAGACCTCGTTCTCATCAGCGCTTGGTTGAACACGAGTAAAGATCCGATAGTCAGTAATGAGCAGAAGGCAGAAGCGTTTTGGAAGAGAATTGAAGAGTACTTCAACTCAAGCCCTCAGCTCATTGGCGCCGTTCCTAGAGAATGGAGTcaatgtaagcagaggtggggaaggGTAAATGAGCAGGTGTGCAAGTTTGTGGGATGCCACGAAGCGGCTTTGAAGGAGCAAGCCAGTGGccaaaatgagaatgatgtcaTGAAGGCTGCCCATGACATCTTCTTAAATGACTATGGTGCCAAGTTCACAGTTGAGCATTGCTGGAGGGAGCTCAGGTTTGATCAGAAATGGCGATCTTTCTCCTGCTCCAAAGATGGTGGGAAGGAGAAACGGAAGGAAGCATGTCCGGAGGTGGTGGCTGACGATGAAGAGGTTAGGCCTCCGGGTGTAAAAGCGGCAAAACGCAAGAAGCACGGGAATGAACACGCTTATGATCAAGTTCAGAGTATGCTAGCTATGAAAAATAGCATTTCCAAACAGAAGATACTTGAGCGTCTCCTAGGCAAGAATGAAGACACACTTTCTGATGAAGAAGTGTGTCTTAAGAAAAACTAA